TCCTGTTCGAGATATAAAATGTTTCTACATTTTTTGATTTTGCATAATTCAAAAATTCTTTTGCTCCGGGCAATGCCTTCGCTTTTCCTTGTCCAGTCCACTTTATCCACGTATCAGTTGAATAACCCTTGCCTGTTTCAACACATTTGATTTCAAACGGAGTGTTATCCAAAACGGTTTCGTCAATGTCAACAACAACGGCTTTCTTTTTTTGTGAATTTAAATTTTTACTTAAATAATTATCTAACCTGAGTTGTGCAATATTGTATGCCTGGTAATAACATGCTTTCATTTCTGCCGAACGCAAATACCATTCTATTGACATTACAAGATGCTGGTAATTGCTGCATTTAGCGGTATCAGCAGATGTGTTATTATTTAATCCATCTTTTCCTTTTTCAATTGTAAAAGCAACAAAAACAAATGTTACTAAAATTGAGCTTAATAATAAAATCTTTTTCATGTGTTTAAAATTTAAATTTTTATAGTTACTCGCTCGCACCCCCGATATTCATCGGGGTGCAACACTGGCTTGCTCGTGAATATCCATGCTTTTTTAACTTCACTTCAT
This sequence is a window from Bacteroidales bacterium. Protein-coding genes within it:
- a CDS encoding 5'-nucleotidase, lipoprotein e(P4) family — encoded protein: MKKILLLSSILVTFVFVAFTIEKGKDGLNNNTSADTAKCSNYQHLVMSIEWYLRSAEMKACYYQAYNIAQLRLDNYLSKNLNSQKKKAVVVDIDETVLDNTPFEIKCVETGKGYSTDTWIKWTGQGKAKALPGAKEFLNYAKSKNVETFYISNRKMPERKVTLKNLDSLGFPYADTTHLIFRTKESSKEERRQQVAKDYDIILLVGDNIADFDVVFEKRGDDFGFSLVEQNKEKFGDKFIVLPNPMYGDWEMKLYPNDVKITDDNRGTILRQGLNSGY